The Sesamum indicum cultivar Zhongzhi No. 13 linkage group LG9, S_indicum_v1.0, whole genome shotgun sequence genome segment CAGCAATATTTATGTTCTCCTACTGCACATACTTCTACTTGAAATCAAATATGAGCGGCATCCTGCAGACTGCCTTCTTTTTCGGCTACAGCGCCTGCATGTGCTATGCCTTCTTCCTGATGCTTGGAACAGTAAGTTTTCAAGCTTCTTTGCTGTTTGTTGGGCGCATATACCATGCTGTCAAGAGCGAGTGAACTTGCTGTTGTATGTGCATCAAAGATAAATTGTAGAAACAGTTGAAAGTATGACCAACCACCATTTTCCCGACACCTCTTTCATGGGATCAACTGAAAGTAGATAAAAGATATGTTGTTGAAGTTTCTTACAGAGTTGAGAGTGCAGTTGACCTCAATctgtaattacattttgttcCAAGTGAATCGCTGTAGGTTTCACATAGAGTCTCAGTGTCTCAATACTTTACTGCTGATTTAAATACTTGTATgtatacacatatatttacatatacaaCTATAACCGAAGATCGTTCAACGATGCACTCCaaatggagagagagagagagagaggtgatATATTATTGTGctactaaattattaaatctcgcattaataattaaaaaaaatacttatctTGTTCTCGCATATCTTGATATTCTTGTTATTGCAGCAGCTCCTCTCATCTTTGCTTTACgtaatttaatgtttttttcaacttataaGACGCTATATCTTATtttcgaaataaattattaaagtatttggatataataaaattatgaaattgatAATACGATCGTAATGGCAAGTTTGTAATTAATTCGAATAAATTTGGACGAACTTGTTAAGCTTTTGTAAATAAGTTAGTATtactaattcttttctttttttaattaaggtTATAAGTTCAtgacatcttatttttaaatcttatcatcttagaaaaataatcaaacattCTGTGTCAtcttaaaagttttaaaatattttataaaatatttaaaataaattatatatttacccaAATCACATACTAAAAAActacaaaagaaattgattgGCCACAAAAGTAGTTGGGcaagaaaactaaaataaagtttgaaaCGATTGATTTAGGGATTGTAGATTGTGGGAGACATATTGTGAAATCATGAACTTAGAAGTTAAGGACAAGAAGTATGCAACGTCATCAAATGCCAAAAAATATCTCAACATATTTCCACACATTCCACTCACATGCTTGCTTCTCCATATGTATACCAAGAATACGCGTTGTTTCCATCTAGCCACCCATAATTCTTGGTCTTCACCATCACCATTCACACATTTAATGCACAACATTTACTCAAACCCCTACTTGTTTCAACattaatttcacatttatCTGTTTTGTGTGCAACACATTTACCATCAAATTGAACACTCAACACCTGCACATATTTACgatataattgatgtataatttaggaaaaatgatcaatcatatTACCAGTGTATATATCAATTGCACTTGCTCTCTAATTTATTTGGCTCGATCAAATcagatttaaataattttttctccatAGAAACGTGCAAAGTTCCGAAgccaacaaaagaaaagaagactACAAAAAGACTCCTCAAGTCTATAAAGCAAGAGATCATCATCTGTGCTTAATTAGGAGACTTGCCTTCACACTCTCTCCAACTTCCACCACCTCCACATAAATCTAAACCCAAAAAACCCTCCATCACCATCTAACCAAACTCACCATTCTTGCAACATTAGCAGATCCATGGAAATACCCTCCACCACAAACTCAAAAGCCCATGAAGATCAACACAAGAACCCTACACCTAGCAATGATCAACTCCCAACTagtgatcatcatcatcgtcatcatcaacccttgatcaataTATCTTGCAAACTCACACCCCATCAAGACAACAACTCCCCCTATCCAACCACAAGAGCCACATGGCAAATGGAAAACGCACGTGCTGAGCAAGAGACAGGACCGGAAAATGGGCTGGTCGGGCGAGAAAAGCTGATGAGGTATTGGAAGGAAGTCAATAATGGTGGTGCAAGTACGATAGTCGTCCCGGAGAGATGGGGGCAGGAGGATTTGCTTAAGGATTGGATTGATTGTTCATCGTTCGATGCGTTGTTAGCTCCGAAAGGAGTTGGCTTAGCTCGAGAAAACCTTGTTGCTGAGGCACGGCGCCGAGGCCGAGCTCGGGGGGTGCCATGTCTAAATTAAGACTACTGtagctatatataattaagagaTCTCAGTAATGTAATTTTCTGTGTTAGgttgtaaaagaaaatgcttGAATTGTGTGATGCGTATATTTGGTACGTAATCAAATTTAAGTAGAAGTGAAGAAATAAAAGCAAATACAATGCTTTGATAGTAAAAAAATGTGTAAACTGaagaacaatttatttttacttttacttttttctttcccgATATATGCTAGACTGTGATTACATCATTaccttaaataattacaaaattatagataaataaaatattaaaaaattattacatactCAAATTCAAGTTGCAACgcttttcttttacttttttatttaattatttatcttttatatttaccaGATATATTACCTAATAATATCCATATACCCGTAATAGGGTCcacaatacaaaattaattatttgaaagataaattttaaaaggtaatttgcattgagaaaaaatatcacaaaaaagaaaataaaaattaattgttttgtttttcatatgaaaataataaagatgATGCATAAAACTTTTAGAAACCATAAGGCCCAAATCCATATCCTCATTGGAAAATAAAAGCCCAAACCATGGATTCATTGGGCTCATAAGGCCCAAATACAATAGAACACGAACTTCATTGACCTAGCCCAGATCTTGTATCCAGTAAATGGGTCGAGGTCTCGGATCCGATTCACCGAATTAACAAACTCAAAACCCGTGTTGAAAAGTTCTGAGGATCAATCAATCTTCCGCAGTCTCTCCATTTCTCCTTCCTCGCAAGAGATCGACGGATTTGCAACTTTCTCTTTTGTGTTTGAGCAGATAAAAAAAGATCGGAAATGGAATCGGCAGCTAGACGAGGCGGCGGAGTATGGGAAGGGATGTACAGACTGATTATGCGACGCACTCCTGTCTACGTTACATTCGTCGTCGTCGGCGCTTTCCTCGGTGAACGCGTCTGTATCTTGTTTTATATCTATGTCTAGATGTGTATGTGTGTCTGTGTGGTTATTGTGTTCACTCGATTGAATTGGATCTGGGAAATGGGATAcccttttttttcctaatgttTCAAGGATTCTGGGGGATATTCTGGTTTGTGCTTGAGGTGTTAGGGAGTGATTAGGGTTTGTTTTCCACTGCCCCCTATACAAATTCTGCTCATTTGTTTTAAGTTTTAGGTTGCTTTTGGtgctttttatttgatatgtcGATTCATTGTTCTGGTTTCAGGCTGTGGATCGTGGGATTCGTAGTCTGTGGGACCACATCAACGTTGGGGTATGGTTattaacttctttttttttttttaaatttatatttaaggaGCTTTAGCTGAATTTTATGGTTAAATTGTATGTTGTCCTTGCTGTAATTTAAGTTAATTCTTTGCAGATTTTATGGTTTTCTTGCTTAAGCAACTATTACAGATTCGGTTAACATTTTACACAAGTGATGGGTAAAATGATGGTTAGAATTTTATGTGCAAGAGAATCCTcgcaaaagaataaataaacaaataaaaacaacatatCAGTGCATCCAACAAGATGCTAAATTATGGGATGTGTTTGTATGTCATTTGTACTGTTTGCTACAATTGCACATTCCAGTGTTCTTCATAGGCATGAGACTtgattatatttctttatatcaTTATTCATTGCGAGTCTACTTGTACTGGATATCTGTGTTCTTAGAATATATTGTGCCCTTCCATCCAAAATAGGTACATCAGCTGAGTGCTGAGGATGGAGGTCTTAAGTAGACTCTGATCTTGAGTACTATTATTAGAGTTTCTCATGTGTCAAGATCTTGCAATTAAAGCTAGACTAagattcttcaatttttttaagtcaATTGTGGTGagctttttttcatttccttagTTGTCCgtttctattaattttgtgtgtgtgtgtgctctGAGAATAAGACAGATGTAATATGAAGTAGATTTCAGAAGTGCGGcttttgatatatttgatgTGTACATATTGTTGCCTAACCTTGAGGGACTTTGTAGTAGATATGTATCCTGCAATGTATCTTGTAGTCTTTAGTTGATTAGTCATTGCATATGAGCATATTAATTATGGTCATGTTAATTTTAAGTAGAGTACAATATAGAGAAAGCTTCCGGTAGTGCAGAGAGGtttaaaaagatttagatTGAAGAAAGTTTTTAGTATGTTATTGGTTTTGAAGCTATGTGGAACAGAAGTGTTATTGGTTCTTCTTGTTAAGAAGTTTTGTTCCCCTATGAAATTAAGTTGAATCTTACTCCTGCAGACACTGTAGGTTGCTCATGTGATAGCTATATTCCTTCCTAGACaaattttgcttcatttttcatgaCAAATATGGAAATTCTATCCTTACCTGGTCTTGCCAGATGtaatccaaaaataaagaatgccATTGCTACTTTCCCTGAATCTGGCCCTTGACCTAGAATGTAGACCAATCACAAGTACAAATAAGTTGCCTGAAAAATGGCTTTATCCGCTAGACTTGTGGGTTACAACAACATCAGCAGTTATGCCATTCAGCAAAccagaataa includes the following:
- the LOC105170013 gene encoding cytochrome b-c1 complex subunit 9; translation: MESAARRGGGVWEGMYRLIMRRTPVYVTFVVVGAFLGERAVDRGIRSLWDHINVGKRYEDIPVLGQRQSEE